A single Ruficoccus amylovorans DNA region contains:
- a CDS encoding phosphoadenylyl-sulfate reductase: protein MTMPTLEPDLKRENEELIALPAAERIRRAHERWGDSLVMSTSFGVQSAVLLHMANTVVPGIPVIFVDTGYLFPETYRFAQELTDRLELNLKIYTPRRTSAMQEALEGKRWEKDIAALESYNHENKVEPMNRALRELDAQAWISGLRRVQSSTRGHLRPLERQNKTFKAYPIIDWTDRDIYNYLSENSLPYHPLWDEGYVSVGDWHSTSKLEAGMNAEDTRFGGRKRECGLHEMSDRGGDYQI from the coding sequence ATGACGATGCCCACCCTGGAACCGGATCTCAAGCGGGAAAACGAGGAACTGATCGCCCTGCCGGCGGCAGAGCGCATCCGTCGCGCCCACGAGCGATGGGGGGATTCGCTGGTCATGAGCACGAGCTTCGGCGTGCAGTCGGCGGTGCTGCTGCACATGGCCAATACCGTCGTGCCCGGCATCCCGGTTATTTTTGTCGATACCGGCTATCTGTTTCCCGAGACCTATCGTTTCGCGCAGGAGTTGACCGACCGGTTGGAGTTGAACCTGAAAATCTACACCCCCCGCCGTACTTCAGCCATGCAGGAGGCGCTGGAGGGTAAGCGTTGGGAAAAGGACATCGCCGCGCTCGAATCCTACAACCACGAAAACAAGGTCGAACCGATGAACCGCGCCCTGCGCGAACTCGACGCCCAGGCGTGGATTTCCGGACTACGCCGGGTGCAGTCCTCGACTCGCGGACATCTGCGCCCGCTGGAGCGCCAGAACAAGACTTTCAAGGCTTACCCGATCATCGACTGGACGGACCGCGACATCTATAATTACCTGAGCGAAAACAGCCTGCCGTACCATCCCCTTTGGGACGAGGGCTATGTCTCTGTCGGCGACTGGCACAGCACTTCGAAGCTTGAGGCCGGGATGAACGCCGAAGACACCCGCTTCGGCGGGCGCAAGCGTGAGTGCGGCCTGCACGAGATGTCAGATCGCGGCGGCGACTACCAGATCTGA
- a CDS encoding 3-deoxy-D-arabino-heptulosonate 7-phosphate synthase, with the protein MIIPRNPRLTPAQLEEVEKIVGEFGCRIQTIVGAERCIYAILGDERHETMMNRLLGLDYVARVDAIDSPYKLMDIKSSLAEGKRQLAGVEIGKEPLFIAGPCTIDPKNPNLFYETAQAVKEAGGHILRGGVWKPRTMPYSYQGDNAALDILLEARARTGLAINTEVMDTDHLRLVLEAGIDVIQIGARNALNYPLLRQIGAQTAGSKTAVLLKRGRPMAPVDEFLAAAEYIVSAGNPKVLLCPRGTLPSMDGYRNHPDESITQLLKAKSWAPVIVDPSHSVGRAAYVPGAALAAMAYGADGFVVETHIDPKSGIGDDPKQSISPAVLATLITDARVIWKLRQKY; encoded by the coding sequence ATGATCATCCCGCGCAACCCACGTCTCACCCCCGCCCAACTCGAAGAAGTCGAAAAAATCGTCGGCGAATTCGGCTGCCGCATTCAGACCATCGTCGGGGCCGAGCGCTGCATCTACGCCATCCTCGGGGACGAACGCCACGAGACCATGATGAACCGCTTGCTCGGGCTTGATTACGTGGCGCGCGTGGACGCGATTGACTCGCCCTACAAGCTGATGGACATCAAGTCCTCGCTGGCCGAGGGTAAGCGCCAGTTGGCCGGAGTCGAGATCGGCAAGGAACCGCTTTTCATCGCTGGCCCCTGCACCATCGACCCGAAGAACCCGAACCTTTTCTATGAAACCGCCCAGGCGGTCAAAGAGGCCGGCGGGCACATCCTGCGCGGCGGCGTCTGGAAGCCCCGCACCATGCCCTACTCCTATCAGGGCGACAACGCCGCGCTCGACATCCTGCTGGAAGCCCGCGCCCGTACCGGCCTGGCCATCAACACCGAGGTCATGGACACAGACCACCTGCGGCTCGTGCTGGAGGCCGGGATCGACGTGATTCAGATCGGCGCGCGCAACGCGCTCAACTACCCCCTCCTGCGTCAGATCGGGGCGCAAACTGCGGGCTCAAAGACCGCCGTCCTGCTCAAGCGCGGACGCCCGATGGCCCCGGTAGATGAGTTTCTGGCCGCCGCCGAGTACATCGTCTCGGCGGGTAATCCCAAGGTACTGCTATGCCCGCGAGGCACCCTCCCCTCCATGGACGGCTACCGCAACCACCCGGACGAGTCGATCACGCAACTTTTAAAGGCCAAGAGTTGGGCGCCCGTTATCGTGGACCCCTCGCACTCGGTGGGCCGCGCCGCCTACGTCCCGGGAGCCGCCCTCGCCGCTATGGCCTACGGGGCCGACGGCTTTGTTGTCGAGACCCACATCGACCCGAAATCCGGCATCGGCGACGACCCCAAGCAGTCCATCTCCCCCGCTGTGCTCGCAACCCTCATCACCGACGCCCGCGTGATCTGGAAGCTCCGGCAGAAGTATTAG